gtaCTCATAAGCTCTTAAATCTAGAGATGGCAACATGTTCCTATAtccaaattataatattttaataataatttagcaACAAGAGACAACAATACTGTGAATTAAGGTTATTGATTATGGAACTTATTATTTGAAGATTAGGAGACACTTCTATACGCATCGACATGGTTTAAACTTGACACAATGTCATCTCTGTCTATATTTTATAAGTTGTAAAATTGTTGACGTGTTTGACATTACAAGGTTTTGATACACGTATTGTTTGAATCAGCAACATAACAAATATGTAAGAACGATTCTGAGCTACTATGTTATTGCTGATGTATTGTCTATTGGGACTGATGTATTGCATGAGCGGTAGATACCATTTAGCTAATAACTATGAAATGGCAAGGTCGATTAAGAGGATTTATAAGGTATAACATTCACTCAAATTTTACTATAGTAACAAAACAAATACTTGGTATATTGCCCCCACTTGCATGTGTAAATAAGAGACAGTCGAATATTCCTGCGTATGATGTCGAATTATGGCTCCTCACTTCTTACGAGTCGACAGTGCGGCTGCGATACCACCAGCCAAGAGTCCAACAGCAGTTGCAGCAATACCAATACCAATCACTCCATCTTTATCGAGGAAGAAAACATGGGTAGAAATGAACAAATATTTCTCATCAGAATATCAAAAGAAGATGTATAATTATGAAGATAACGAGTTCAGTTGACAAGAAAGGTCCAAGTCACCTTTGGTGATTTTATCTTCAATAGCCTTCTTGAGAGTCGATGCCTGCCTCCAATCAGGTGCAATCTGCAATTTTACGCCCGAAAGTGAATTATGCGGTCAAATGTCCTCCCTTTTCATCTTGGTAAGTAGAAGAGTCAAAACATATTGAATTGGGAAAAGCAAACCTCCAAAGCACGCTCTACAAGCTGCCTGCTCCTAGAATAATCCCCGCTTCTGTAGAATCCGACGGCTAATAGATAAATCTCTTCCCTTACCTTCAACGGACTGTTCAAGCGAGGCAAAGAAGCTGCAGATGACAAGTTACATCAGTCGAGAGTGACACACTGAAACCTCATTAGCCATTCATAAAAGGCAAGAGAGAGGTAATAGTAGAGAAGCTCGTGAAATGTAGAACAGCAAAGGTG
This window of the Primulina huaijiensis isolate GDHJ02 chromosome 3, ASM1229523v2, whole genome shotgun sequence genome carries:
- the LOC140972116 gene encoding mitochondrial fission 1 protein A-like is translated as MEAKFGKFIDSVGNFFTGGDHLPWCDPDVIAGCEREVAEAEKGTSDELRSESIMRLSWALVHSKRAEDVQRGIAMLEASLPRLNSPLKVREEIYLLAVGFYRSGDYSRSRQLVERALEIAPDWRQASTLKKAIEDKITKDGVIGIGIAATAVGLLAGGIAAALSTRKK